DNA sequence from the Cohnella herbarum genome:
AATCGTGCAGAGATCGATTGATCAGGGGATTCTGCTGGACGATCCGATCGCTAAGGAGGTGTAACGATGCCGCGACTTCAAGGGACGTTAGTCATGCTGAGGGAATATCGAAGCGAGGATCTTCCTTGGATGCGCCAATGGGTGAACGATAGGGAAATCGTGATGCACCTCTCGGATATTTTCCTCTATCCGCACGCCTTGGAATCTACGGAAGCTTATTTGGACGCTATGCTTGACGGCAGCTCGGACAGCAGAGGTTTCGTTATTGCGGATCCCGTTACGGAGGCGTATATCGGACAAGTGAACCTGGATTCCATCGATTGGAAAAATCGCGTAGGCAAGATCGGAATCGTAATCGGGTCGACGGAGAACCTCGGGCGCGGATACGGGACGGAAGCGATGAAGCTGTTGATCGACTTCGCGTTTCTCGAGATGAATCTGAACCGACTGGAACTGGAAGTGTACGATTTCAACGAACGAGCCATTCGGAGTTACTTGAACTGCGGATTTATCCAGGAAGGACGCCAGCGCGAAAGGCAGTACAAAAACGGGAAATACTCGGACGTCATTCAGATGGGAATTCTGAAATCCGATTGGAAGATGGCCAGAGGAGAGCAGGCTTCCTGGGCTGGAAAAAGGAACGGTGAAGGGGAAGATACGCAATGATGCCCGAGCTTCGGCCGATCCCCAGATCTCCCATCCGGCTTCGGGTCGGCAAGTGGGCTTATACGTCAAGACGGTATTTGGAATGGGTTTTCGGAAACGTTACATTTGCCCGAGAGAAGAGCGTCGATGAACTGCCATATGCCGTTATGCGGCATCGGACGCCGCTTGTAAGGAAACTCGCGAACACGGAGATGTGGCTGCAACGCAATAAAATCGTTAATCTTCAAGTTGCCGTACCGCGGTTAGACGGAATATTGCTGCGCCCGGGAGAGACGTTCTCCTACTGGCGTTTGCTTGGCAAACCGACTAGACGCAAAGGTTACGTGGACGGGATGATCTTATTTTGCGGAGAGGTTCGTACCGGGGTTGCGGGCGGTTTGTGCCAGTTGTCCAACCTCATCTATTGGATGACGCTGCACACGGAGCTGACGGTAACGGAACGGCACCGGCATAGCTACGACGTATTTCCGGATGCAGGCCGAACCCAGCCTTTCGGTAGCGGTGCAACCTGTTCCTATAACTATCGGGATTTACGCATAACGAATGACACGTCCGTCACTTATCAGTTACGGCTGCGATTGGATGGAGAGTATTTGTTCGGGAGCTGGCTTGCTGAGCAGCCTTCGAGATATCGTTACGAGGTGAAGGAAAAAGATCATCTGATCACCTCGGAGCCATGGGGCGGATATATTCGGCATAATACGTTATATCGGGACGTCTATGCATTGGACGGAGATTGGTTGCGGGAGGATGAGATTACGGAAAATCACTCGCTCATGATGTATTCGCCGTTACTGGGCGTGGTTGAAAATGAAAGTTAGCGTTATTGGGTAAAACCGGAGTTCGGAAAATAGGTCGTCCGGCGGTTACGGTTATTAGGAAGGTTTGCTATAATTCTCCTATTCTAGCAAGAGGAATTAGGAGAATAAGCGATGAATCGATGGGGAAAATCGGCTTCGGCTATCATTATGGGATTATCTTTTCTAGGCAGCTCCACGCTCGGTTCTTCGCCGGCCGGAGCTGTTAATGCTGAAATCAAAGTCGTACTGGATGACGTTCCGCTTAAGCTGGGAGCCGTTCCGGTCATTAAGAACAACGTGACTATGGTTCCGTTTCGGTCGTTGGCTCGCGCATTAGGGATTAATGTGACGTGGGATAGCCAAATGAAGACCGTAAAGGCGGCGGGTGAAGTTAATGGCGTTAATAAAAATGTTGTTTTGCGATTAGGGCAGCCAAAAGCGGAAGTAGACGGCACGGTTGTGGAGTTGTTAGCCGCGCCTCTCGTCGTGAACCAGCAGGTGCTCATTCCGTTGAATTTCTTCGGCACGCAATTCGGTGCGAAGGTGGGCTGGAGCAAAGCTACTCAAACGGTGACGATCGTCTCCGCGAAAAAAGCGATACATCTTCGCGCCTTCTATGCGATGGGTTCGTTCGCGAACCGCGATAGAATCGCGGCGATGGATTCGGTCGCATTCGGCTGGACGCGGATAGACGAGAAAGGTGAATTAACGCTCGAAGGCGTCGATTATAATTGGCCGGAAGCTGCCGGAGAGATTACGCCGGAATCGCTCGTGACGAGTTCCGCCGCTCAAGGGGCAAGTCCTTACCTCATGGTCTATTCGGTAGATGGCAAGGGCGAGTTAACGAAGATGCTTAGCGACGAGACTTTGCGGAACCATTCGATCGACAACATTGTAAGATTGGCATCCGATACCGGCTTCGGCGGCGTATTGCTCGATTACGAGGGGTTAGGATTAAAGCTTGATCCGATCGGGCAACAGAAATTGTTGAACGAGTACGTTCAAGAGATTGACGCGAAATTGGAGGCTATCGGAGTGAAGCTTTCTGTGGCTGTTCCTCCCCCCAATGGCGCATACAAAGGTTATGATTACGCCACTTTAGCGAAATACGCCGACGATCTTGTCATAATGGCTCATGACTACCATGCCAAAGGAACGCCGATCCGCACTCCCGAACCTAATGATAAAGTTGAGCAAGCCATCGAACTGCTCTTGAACAGCGGGATTCCGGCTGACAAGTTGATTCTTGGGATCAGCCTAGGGAGCGAAACGGCGGAATCTGTCGACGATAAGCTGGGGTTAGCCAAGCGTTATGGACTGAAAGGCGCTTCATTCTGGCGATTGACATTGTATAACCAGGAATTCGCCAATGCCATCGATAGAGTCGTAGAGAAAGTAGGGAAGTAAGTTGCCGTTCGAGAACGTCTTGCGTAATTATTTTGCCAGCGGGGAATGGACGATCGAAGAGGGGCAATCCGGCTGGAACAATACGACGCGATTCATTGAGGCCGAAGGGCGACGGTGGGTTCTTCGAATTTACGAGACTCATAAAGACGAGGATAAAATCCGTTATGAGCACGGATTGTTAATGGCCTTAAATAAGGTGGACATGCCCTTTAAGGTTCCGATGCCTATTCGTTGCTTCGATGGGAGTACCATTGTCCGGCTTGAGGATGGTAGCGAACGGATTGCTTGCCTCTTTAGCTATATCGAGGGGCAACGACCGGAAGAGGGGAAAGCGGAGATTGGGTATGCATTCGGTGTTGCGGCAGGACAATTGAGCAGATCCTTGGCTCAGATAAGCGATGTTGGCAAACCGATCTATCCACCGTATTACGAGATGGATTCGGCACATCCTTTATGTACGCCCGACGCAGTCTCGGCGTTCTGCTTCGCGCCACCGATTGAGTTCCGGGAGGAAGCCCTAGTTGATGCATTACTTGCCATTGGCGAAGCCTTGCAGCGATACCGAAGTTACTTGCCGAGCTTCCGTACGCTTCCGCATCAGCTCATTCACGGAGACATTAATCACTCTAACTCGTTAGTCAGTGGCGATGGCAGCGATGATCGGCTTGCGGCCGTTCTTGACTTTGAATTCTGTACCTGGGATTTAAGAGCGATGGAGTTCGCGGTTATCGTATCGGGGTTATTGAGCGATGAAGAAGCTCTAGGCACAGTAGAACTGTTTCTGCGCGGAGTCGGAGAACAGTTGACGTTGGAGAAGGCGGAAGCGGAAGCGGTTCCGCTTCTTGTCCAGCTCAGAATACTGGACGTATTTCTGCATTTTCTTGGACGTTATCTCGATGGAGTGGACGGCGAGAATGTACTTGGGGAGCAGATCAGATCCGCGTATGAAGGGCTTCGGAGGCTGGAGCGGATTGAGGACGATTTGTTGCAGCTTAGCTTGAGACACCTTGTAAGGTGAAAGATCAATGGTTTATGGCGGGACGCATTCGGCTCTTTTTGAGCGGATGCGTCTTTTTATTTGCGGGTGCGAGATATCCATAAAAGGGAATGTTGGGTAAATCGTCGAAATGTAGGGGAAGAGGTTGGGTGGATAACGGGATTGTACTCATACTGTTTTTCTTTAACGGAGCCAGTAGCCGTTATATTGCTCAAAAAGGCTCTTTTCAAAATCTAAACATTCCTGTAGGGCCTAGGATTTGGACTTAGACAAAAACAGGAGCGCCTCGTATGATGGGGGTGTCACGGGTCAATGCCCTAAAACCCATCATGGAGGCGCTTAAAATGAAGTCTACTCGAAACGACGCTACAAATCAACGTATTGAACGAATTACCAGTCATCATGCAATCGTAGGGATCGATATCGCTAAAGATGTACATGCCGCACAGGTTACGGATTTTCGCGGGCGGACGCTAACGCCGCGCCACGTTTCCTTTACGAACACAGAAGCCGGATTCCAGAAGCTGCTCCATTGGATGCAGGAGGCGGGGGCCAAACATGGCAAAACTTCTTTCCTTGTCGGCATGGAGCCCACAGGCCACTACTGGCATAATCTCGCTGACTGGCTGCTAAAGCAAGGCATCGAGGTCGTGCTGGTGAACCCGGTAACGACGCATCGCAATAAGGAAAACCGCGACAACAGTCCATCTAAGAACGACCCGAAGGACGCGCTCGTCATCGCCGATGTCGTCAGCCGAGGCTACTACACAAACTACGCGCCGCAAGAGCCTGTATTTGACGGAATCAAGGCCGCGATGAGCGCTCGGGAATACTGGGTGGGGCAGTCCATCGCCTTAGGTAATCGCATCGTGCGTTGGATAGACTTGTACTTTCCTGAGTTCCGAAGCGTATTCCTAGAATGGGACGGTGTCCGGTCGTTAGCAACATTAAAGGCTTTTCCACTGCCTGTCGATCTACAGCAACTGAATGCTGACGAGGTGATGGAGGGATGGCGAAGCCAGGGGATGCGACGCGTAGCTGGAGCCAGTGGCAAAGCAAAGGCTGTAGAACTGCTGAACGCGGCAGCACACAGTGTTGGGAAATCCAATACAAACGATGCCGCGCGGCACGATATCTTTCGCCTTTTGCATGTCTACAAAGAGACGCAACTCATACTCGAAGAGATGCAGCGAGAGATAGAGGCGCTCTTGGAGCAGGTGCCCGTTGTGCAGCAACTCCGCAGCTTACACGGTCTAGGCACGATCACCATTGCCTCTTTGCTTGGCTGCGCAGGCGGTCTGCATCACTACGCCCATGGAAGGCAACTGCTGCGCCGAGCCGGTCTCAATCTGGCGGAACGAACATCGGGAAAACACAAGGGCCAGATTAAGCTCTCCAAGCGGGGCGACAGCATGCTGCGCAAGTATTTGTACTTAGGGATGCTGAGCTTAGTGCGGCAGAATTCAGACTTCAAACATTGGCACGCCCGTAACCAGCTTAAAGGCATGTCGAAGATGTATTCCATCTTCAAGCTCATTGGAAAGCTCGCACGCATTTTAATTGGCATGATTCAACGTGGAGAAATGTATAGCAGCGGATCGCAAGATACGTTGGTCGCGTAGTCACAAGCAACACCCAGCACACCGAACAACTTACGAATACTGACCCATTCGTGGGACTTCAATGACAAAGAACGCACAGAGAACCGAGTATCAGTTCCGTCAGGGCAATTGACCCGTCTTCTAAACGTAATCGGTCTCCACGCCTTGGACAGGTACAACGAAGGAATGTAAGGGCAAAGACCCGTTGAGTCATGGGAGGGTGAACCTCCAAGGGGACAAGTGGAGCGTGCAGCAGAGCGTTAATGCGAAGTGCGATATAACGCGACTTCTGTTCCCGCATACCCGAACGTGTCATCGACGGCCGTCAGCCCTACGCCCCTATCGACCCACCTGACATCTAAGTCATTGAAATCCTGCGAATGAGTGAGCATTCGTGAGAAAAACCCTTAAATACGAGGGACGGAAATGAGCGCTCTTATTTGCTTGTTTTCTAGTAAAAACATGCCCTTTGAGCATAAATAGAGGCGCACAGCTCCGTTAGAAATTAATTACACTAGATTTCGTCAAAATAGCGGCCGTGGCAGCCGTTAGAAAATGACACCCGCGTGCAGAAGGGGTCGGAATTAAGACAAAAACACATTTCAGTTCAAGCTTAAGACACAGCTAGACCTATCTGCTGTAAGACCGACTTCTCCACTGAGTCGGCGTTAAACCGTAAAAACGTTTGAAGACGGTGGCAAAATGCTGGCTGGAAGGGTAGCCGAGGGAAAAAGCGATATCCGTGATCGGTTCCTTCGTTTCCGATAACAGACGGCATGCTTGCTTGTGACGTTGTCTCTCCATAAACGCGGTGGGAGGGAAACCTGTATAGGCTCGGAAGGTGCGATGGAAATGAGAAACGCTGATCCCTACGGATTCGGCGAGTTGTTCAACCGTCGGTCTCCATTCCGGCTCCGTTTCCATTCGTCGGATCAATCTATCGAATTGGCCGAGCAAATCGCTTGCAATCGCTATATCGCCGGAGTAGGGCACGGTAATTTGAAGCAGCAATTGCTGGATTGCCTGCCGAACAGCCATGCTGCGGAGATTCATTCCGGATTCAAGCGCATAACGCAGTCCGCGAAAAGCCTCAAGAGGTTGAAAGCCCGCATGTTGCACACGCGGCAAAGCGCTCATAGTCTCGGCGAGGTCTCGATTCTCTGCCTCGGTAAGCCGGAGCCAATCCCGCGGATTCGGTTCGCGAATGATCAACCACCAGAATTTGCATGGCTCGATAACATGGAATCCGCCGCGATGAATTTCATCCGGACGGCTATGAAATACGTCCCCTGCTTGAGTATCGAAACGTTCGTCCCCGACTTCCCAACTGGCTTTGCCTCGTTCGATAAATACGAATTCGTAACAGCCGGGATGAGCGTGATCGACTAGAGGCATCGCTCTTAGGAGGTCGTCATGCCCAAGCATAACAAATTCAGGGACCTCGTTCACTGCTTCCCCCCAAGTCCATCTTCTTTCCGCTATTCGCACTGCCGTGCCCCCGTCCAATGTTTTTCTAACTATCCATGTTTCTAAATCTACTTTCCAATCGTGCGAACGTCAATAGGGGCTGAGTGGCTTATGATGAGAACGAAACCACTCGAATTTAGGAGGCCTGAAACGATCATGACGCTAGCAAACAGGCAATACCGCATAACCGAACAGGATAAGATTACGTTTAACCGCGATGGTTACTGGATAAGTCCGAGGTTGTTATCCGATGATCAGATCGAACGTCTGCGCGAAACTCACGAACGAATCTGGTCGGGGGATTACGATGGCGACGGATACCCGATGCATGCCTATAAGCCCGGAGCGAACCCGGACGCCCTGCGCAAATTCGATAATGGATGGTGGATTAACGACGAGGTACGCGACACGGTAACGGATCCGCTTATGGGGGAATGGGCGGCAGATCTACTCGAAGTGGAAGAAATTCGATTGTGGCACGATCAGGTTATCTATAAGCCCGGTATCGGAAAAAGAACTTCAGGAGTTGGAAACGTCGGTTGGCATCAAGACTTTGGCTATTGGCAATGTGCCAGCACGACGAATATGGTAACCGTGTGGATCGCGCTGCAAGATACGGATTTGACTAATGGCGGGATGATGACCATTCTCGGTTCTCATAAATGGGGTCTTGTGCCGGACAGCGACGCTTTCTTTAATCAGGACATGGACCACTTACGGAATAAATACTCCGACGGAAGAGATTGGGTGGAGGAGCCCTGCATACTTAAGGCCGGTCAAGCAAGCTTTCACCACGCATTAACGTTCCACGGCTCCGGAGCAAACTCTACCGATGACCCGAGATTGTCTATCGTCGCTCATCTAATGCCTGGAGAAACCGCTTATAATGGAAGAGTCCAAGCTCACGATAATGCTAAATTCCTCGGCCCCCGTCCTAAGAAAGGACAGAAATTCGAGGGTCCATATTTTCCGACGTTGTTTTCTAGAAATCAAGGTTAACGACTGAATCAAACGCCCATACAACAAAAGCCTAATCCCTTCCGCATAATGGCGGTGGATTAGGCTTTTGTTATTACTAATCGTCTACTCCGCTAGAGAGGCTTTTACTTGCGGCATCGGCTTTGCGTACATTTTATTGAGTACAATCGTTTGTACGATAATAAATATACCGCCAACCGCCCAATATAACGGCAACGCGGCCGGCATTGCAAAAGAGAACATACCCATCATAATCGGGGACAACAATCCAATGAAAGCCAATTGGTTGTTCTGATTTTGCTGATATTGCGACGAAACGGACTGCGATACGCGGAATTGAACGTAATAAACCGCAGCTGCAATAAACGGCAATATCATATCCGGTTTCCCCAAGCTAAACCATAAAAAGTCATGGGCTGCAATCTCTGGCGTACGACGAATAGCGTAATAGAATGCGAGAGTGATCGGCCATTGGATAAGCATCGGCAAACAGCCTATATTTAAGGGATTGAATTGGTGCTTCTGGTAGAGCTGCATCATCTCGGCTTGCTGTTGCTTTTTGGCTTCGGCGCTAACGTCGTTCTTATACTTCATCTTAAGTTCGTTTAACTCCGGCTGGAGGACGGCCATTTTTTCCTTCATGGCTATTTGTTTCTTCGTTTGATTCATCATGAGCGGCATAATCGCGAATCTAATGATCAAGGTCATCAGAACGATCGATAAACCGTAGTCTCCGTGAAACGCATTCGCGAAAAATTTGATCAATATCGAAAACGGATAAATAAAGTAGTGGTTAAATATCCCATGCGATTCGGAATTAATCGGGTTTGACGGGGATCCTGCCGAGCATCCGCTGAGCAGAAAGACCGGAATCATTCCGATTAATAGGACGAGAATATGTTTCGCCATTTTTTGTAGCTTCAATATCTTTTTCACAATAGTCCTCCCTAATTGAATGTATGAATATCAATGTGGGAAAGGACTATTGGCATCTTCATCAGGCGCTTCTTTTCGTCGGGCGGCGCGTGCTATCCAGCGCTGAATACCGTTGGGGTGCGCTTGTCTGGCAGGTACAAACAAAGTTGAACCGGCGGCGGCAGCTTTACGACTCCAGCGAATCTCTTGCGTAGAAAAGGAATTGATCGGAAGAAACAATACGGAAGAGATGAGTCCGATCGAGAGTGCTAGGTGAAGCAAGTCGAATAAATTGTCCAGCCAAGTTCACCTCCATCTGAGCCGTTTTGACAAGATTACGAATATTATATCATGTTTCAGAATTAAAAAAATCCGCAATAATCGGTAAAAGCAGAGCCTGCGCTGTTAGCATTTTCCAATAAACGTTAATGTTAAATATAGACAAAATAATTGTCGCTAGTGTAGATTATTAGATACCGAATTTGGAGAAGAGCATTACAAGCGAGGAGGAGACTATGTACAAGGCGATCATATTTGACTTAGACAATACTCTGTTAGATTATTCGTTCAGCGAGTTGGATTCAATGAAGAGAACCGTTCGCGATCACAATCTATTCGTGGACGAAGACACCATGTGGGAAGCGTTTTGGGAGTCATTCACCAAACATAACTTTAGACATTGGATGGATTTCACGAATAAGAGAGGTTCCCACAAATCGATTGAAGAGGTGCTAATAAGCTCATTCCGCGATTCGATTAATCTGTCTCCTTCTCAGCATGAATTGCTTACCAACACCTATTGGAATTATTTTTGCAATACTTGTTATTTCGAAGACGGGGCCCAAGAAGTGCTTCATTCTCTGGGATCCCAATATAAGCTTGGTATTATCTCCAATGGGATTAGCGTAGCGCAAAAGAAGAGGCT
Encoded proteins:
- a CDS encoding phosphotransferase, translating into MPFENVLRNYFASGEWTIEEGQSGWNNTTRFIEAEGRRWVLRIYETHKDEDKIRYEHGLLMALNKVDMPFKVPMPIRCFDGSTIVRLEDGSERIACLFSYIEGQRPEEGKAEIGYAFGVAAGQLSRSLAQISDVGKPIYPPYYEMDSAHPLCTPDAVSAFCFAPPIEFREEALVDALLAIGEALQRYRSYLPSFRTLPHQLIHGDINHSNSLVSGDGSDDRLAAVLDFEFCTWDLRAMEFAVIVSGLLSDEEALGTVELFLRGVGEQLTLEKAEAEAVPLLVQLRILDVFLHFLGRYLDGVDGENVLGEQIRSAYEGLRRLERIEDDLLQLSLRHLVR
- a CDS encoding helix-turn-helix transcriptional regulator, producing the protein MRIAERRWTWGEAVNEVPEFVMLGHDDLLRAMPLVDHAHPGCYEFVFIERGKASWEVGDERFDTQAGDVFHSRPDEIHRGGFHVIEPCKFWWLIIREPNPRDWLRLTEAENRDLAETMSALPRVQHAGFQPLEAFRGLRYALESGMNLRSMAVRQAIQQLLLQITVPYSGDIAIASDLLGQFDRLIRRMETEPEWRPTVEQLAESVGISVSHFHRTFRAYTGFPPTAFMERQRHKQACRLLSETKEPITDIAFSLGYPSSQHFATVFKRFYGLTPTQWRSRSYSR
- a CDS encoding phytanoyl-CoA dioxygenase family protein; this translates as MTLANRQYRITEQDKITFNRDGYWISPRLLSDDQIERLRETHERIWSGDYDGDGYPMHAYKPGANPDALRKFDNGWWINDEVRDTVTDPLMGEWAADLLEVEEIRLWHDQVIYKPGIGKRTSGVGNVGWHQDFGYWQCASTTNMVTVWIALQDTDLTNGGMMTILGSHKWGLVPDSDAFFNQDMDHLRNKYSDGRDWVEEPCILKAGQASFHHALTFHGSGANSTDDPRLSIVAHLMPGETAYNGRVQAHDNAKFLGPRPKKGQKFEGPYFPTLFSRNQG
- a CDS encoding stalk domain-containing protein; protein product: MNRWGKSASAIIMGLSFLGSSTLGSSPAGAVNAEIKVVLDDVPLKLGAVPVIKNNVTMVPFRSLARALGINVTWDSQMKTVKAAGEVNGVNKNVVLRLGQPKAEVDGTVVELLAAPLVVNQQVLIPLNFFGTQFGAKVGWSKATQTVTIVSAKKAIHLRAFYAMGSFANRDRIAAMDSVAFGWTRIDEKGELTLEGVDYNWPEAAGEITPESLVTSSAAQGASPYLMVYSVDGKGELTKMLSDETLRNHSIDNIVRLASDTGFGGVLLDYEGLGLKLDPIGQQKLLNEYVQEIDAKLEAIGVKLSVAVPPPNGAYKGYDYATLAKYADDLVIMAHDYHAKGTPIRTPEPNDKVEQAIELLLNSGIPADKLILGISLGSETAESVDDKLGLAKRYGLKGASFWRLTLYNQEFANAIDRVVEKVGK
- a CDS encoding GNAT family N-acetyltransferase, with protein sequence MPRLQGTLVMLREYRSEDLPWMRQWVNDREIVMHLSDIFLYPHALESTEAYLDAMLDGSSDSRGFVIADPVTEAYIGQVNLDSIDWKNRVGKIGIVIGSTENLGRGYGTEAMKLLIDFAFLEMNLNRLELEVYDFNERAIRSYLNCGFIQEGRQRERQYKNGKYSDVIQMGILKSDWKMARGEQASWAGKRNGEGEDTQ
- the yidC gene encoding membrane protein insertase YidC, producing MKKILKLQKMAKHILVLLIGMIPVFLLSGCSAGSPSNPINSESHGIFNHYFIYPFSILIKFFANAFHGDYGLSIVLMTLIIRFAIMPLMMNQTKKQIAMKEKMAVLQPELNELKMKYKNDVSAEAKKQQQAEMMQLYQKHQFNPLNIGCLPMLIQWPITLAFYYAIRRTPEIAAHDFLWFSLGKPDMILPFIAAAVYYVQFRVSQSVSSQYQQNQNNQLAFIGLLSPIMMGMFSFAMPAALPLYWAVGGIFIIVQTIVLNKMYAKPMPQVKASLAE
- a CDS encoding IS110 family transposase, which produces MKSTRNDATNQRIERITSHHAIVGIDIAKDVHAAQVTDFRGRTLTPRHVSFTNTEAGFQKLLHWMQEAGAKHGKTSFLVGMEPTGHYWHNLADWLLKQGIEVVLVNPVTTHRNKENRDNSPSKNDPKDALVIADVVSRGYYTNYAPQEPVFDGIKAAMSAREYWVGQSIALGNRIVRWIDLYFPEFRSVFLEWDGVRSLATLKAFPLPVDLQQLNADEVMEGWRSQGMRRVAGASGKAKAVELLNAAAHSVGKSNTNDAARHDIFRLLHVYKETQLILEEMQREIEALLEQVPVVQQLRSLHGLGTITIASLLGCAGGLHHYAHGRQLLRRAGLNLAERTSGKHKGQIKLSKRGDSMLRKYLYLGMLSLVRQNSDFKHWHARNQLKGMSKMYSIFKLIGKLARILIGMIQRGEMYSSGSQDTLVA
- a CDS encoding HAD family hydrolase, whose amino-acid sequence is MYKAIIFDLDNTLLDYSFSELDSMKRTVRDHNLFVDEDTMWEAFWESFTKHNFRHWMDFTNKRGSHKSIEEVLISSFRDSINLSPSQHELLTNTYWNYFCNTCYFEDGAQEVLHSLGSQYKLGIISNGISVAQKKRLTAGNVYELFHSIVVSDEVGVGKPRKEIFDISLRELGLSNREVLFIGDSLAYDYQGAKNADVDFCFYNRTDERMTDEHNPKFTIRKLQDLIRVLSTPLIP
- a CDS encoding VanW family protein, giving the protein MMPELRPIPRSPIRLRVGKWAYTSRRYLEWVFGNVTFAREKSVDELPYAVMRHRTPLVRKLANTEMWLQRNKIVNLQVAVPRLDGILLRPGETFSYWRLLGKPTRRKGYVDGMILFCGEVRTGVAGGLCQLSNLIYWMTLHTELTVTERHRHSYDVFPDAGRTQPFGSGATCSYNYRDLRITNDTSVTYQLRLRLDGEYLFGSWLAEQPSRYRYEVKEKDHLITSEPWGGYIRHNTLYRDVYALDGDWLREDEITENHSLMMYSPLLGVVENES